A genomic region of Mycobacterium sp. Aquia_213 contains the following coding sequences:
- a CDS encoding PPE domain-containing protein, with product MAEMLKVEYDELMARAAELEVPLPAPPPESARPPCAISFTVDSGTQLDYSASAIRESIKRAEAEYRVLAESLRNAALAYEEADQAAADALTNESSATPESASTPAAQKTGRDESFAPPPETPGYDGYYDLRQAIEDIEAPDQGPGYTKFENDWNAYVLALQSDEVMRRFRPFEYWEGESAAAVEANFEQQKKYLIQLGGGSCYQVADQASRVVEAHKWAITVHPSSYELYITDYWYDEYGRRGDIARQNDSLTWYVDMQERSETVLAEYYSRATLPLALVYPTNPPAAVTVKAPLQIPDNAEEIIRGAIGGAIGGVVDAGTGVAKPDALASPLSNANLSDMVSSLSDMASQTDTASDPFANTAPPPPMVAPGLPKAGGVKPASVGGGGMPSAPLQAPSDAGAATSGAAARPGAGGVNPGAGGAMGGRGAMGGGMPMGAGAGQGQGKDSKAKRYGDEEDIYTEERPWTSSVIGVRRRNDAPE from the coding sequence TGCGCCATTTCTTTCACCGTGGATTCCGGCACGCAGCTGGACTACTCTGCCAGCGCGATTCGCGAAAGTATCAAACGAGCCGAAGCGGAATATCGGGTACTGGCGGAGTCGCTGCGAAACGCGGCGCTGGCCTACGAAGAAGCCGACCAGGCGGCCGCGGACGCGCTCACCAACGAGTCGTCGGCCACGCCCGAGTCCGCGAGCACACCTGCGGCGCAGAAAACCGGCAGGGACGAAAGCTTCGCGCCGCCGCCGGAAACACCCGGATATGACGGTTATTACGACCTCAGGCAGGCGATTGAGGATATCGAGGCTCCCGACCAAGGGCCCGGGTACACCAAATTCGAGAATGACTGGAACGCCTATGTTTTGGCGTTGCAATCGGACGAGGTCATGCGACGCTTCCGCCCATTCGAGTACTGGGAAGGCGAGTCGGCGGCGGCGGTCGAAGCCAATTTCGAACAACAGAAGAAATATCTGATCCAGCTGGGCGGCGGCTCTTGCTACCAGGTTGCCGATCAGGCCAGCAGGGTTGTCGAGGCGCACAAATGGGCCATCACGGTCCACCCCTCGTCCTATGAGCTATACATCACCGACTACTGGTACGACGAGTACGGGAGGAGGGGAGACATCGCCAGACAAAACGACAGTCTGACGTGGTACGTCGACATGCAGGAAAGGTCGGAGACGGTGCTGGCCGAGTACTACAGCCGCGCGACTTTGCCGTTAGCGCTGGTATATCCCACCAACCCTCCCGCCGCGGTCACTGTCAAGGCGCCCCTTCAGATACCGGATAACGCCGAAGAAATCATCCGTGGCGCGATCGGTGGCGCTATTGGTGGTGTTGTCGATGCCGGCACTGGGGTGGCCAAACCCGACGCCCTTGCTTCGCCGCTGTCCAACGCGAACTTGTCCGACATGGTCAGCAGCCTCAGCGATATGGCCAGCCAAACCGACACGGCCAGTGACCCATTCGCTAATACGGCGCCGCCACCGCCGATGGTTGCGCCCGGCCTGCCGAAGGCGGGTGGGGTCAAGCCGGCGTCAGTGGGTGGCGGCGGCATGCCTTCGGCGCCGTTGCAGGCTCCGTCGGACGCCGGTGCGGCGACGTCGGGTGCGGCGGCACGACCCGGCGCGGGCGGCGTGAACCCCGGAGCGGGCGGTGCGATGGGCGGTCGCGGCGCCATGGGCGGCGGGATGCCGATGGGCGCCGGGGCAGGCCAGGGCCAGGGCAAGGACAGCAAGGCCAAACGCTACGGGGACGAAGAGGACATCTACACCGAAGAGCGGCCGTGGACTTCGTCCGTCATCGGTGTTCGCCGGCGCAACGACGCACCCGAGTGA
- a CDS encoding secretion protein EspD produces MDTTQHGHGDEDGYSAAAWDFGDNPESGGHQDFGDGFGQDSGAFDFGDGSGHDYAEPSAIDALVANEPAEPAYAAAESRLMDTLAEHAGDLGATGADDDEDALPTAKVTNPPESVSVTATMDGRVATVELSADAAKMNESALADEILAIADLARQRALSIQHSFVLDAFRHLGITDPEDEEFVAEALETGVTELRSPDQAIRAQAEVFATRYTSDDV; encoded by the coding sequence GTGGACACCACGCAACACGGACACGGCGACGAGGACGGATATTCCGCCGCCGCATGGGATTTCGGCGACAACCCGGAAAGCGGTGGACACCAGGATTTCGGCGACGGGTTTGGCCAGGACAGCGGTGCGTTTGATTTCGGCGACGGTTCCGGCCACGACTATGCCGAGCCGTCGGCGATAGACGCGTTGGTCGCGAACGAACCGGCGGAGCCCGCGTACGCAGCGGCCGAGTCGCGCTTGATGGACACGCTGGCCGAGCACGCAGGCGACCTCGGGGCCACCGGTGCCGACGACGACGAAGACGCATTGCCGACAGCCAAGGTGACTAATCCGCCCGAGAGCGTGTCGGTGACGGCGACCATGGACGGCAGAGTCGCGACGGTCGAACTGTCGGCGGATGCGGCAAAGATGAATGAATCCGCGCTTGCCGACGAGATACTCGCCATCGCGGACCTTGCTCGGCAACGGGCCCTATCGATTCAGCACTCCTTCGTGCTTGATGCCTTCCGGCACCTGGGGATAACGGATCCAGAGGATGAAGAGTTCGTCGCCGAAGCGCTGGAAACGGGCGTGACCGAATTGCGGTCGCCGGACCAGGCTATTCGGGCGCAGGCGGAGGTATTCGCCACGCGGTACACCAGCGATGACGTCTGA
- a CDS encoding type VII secretion target has protein sequence MPDKMQVTTAYLEKLAVEQDEAAAEINNAMSAANGLAYKLVWDHGLISAVFWGAMFGTESEREAACNNMIAVSTDMAANLRTSAAAYTSTDAQSSKNLGRQILPG, from the coding sequence ATGCCAGACAAGATGCAAGTAACAACCGCATACCTAGAAAAATTGGCTGTCGAGCAGGACGAAGCCGCGGCCGAAATCAACAATGCCATGTCAGCAGCCAATGGGTTGGCGTACAAACTGGTTTGGGATCATGGCTTGATCTCCGCGGTGTTCTGGGGAGCAATGTTCGGCACCGAGAGTGAACGCGAAGCCGCGTGCAACAACATGATCGCCGTATCCACTGATATGGCCGCAAATCTGCGCACCAGCGCGGCCGCCTATACGAGCACCGACGCGCAGTCCAGCAAGAACCTCGGCCGACAGATTTTGCCCGGCTGA
- a CDS encoding YbaB/EbfC family nucleoid-associated protein codes for MSNEMHPIVAEALRTVEQIQSMGDADAAHLKNESFRGADETETVKVTLDGRQWLTGLYIADGLLRLGVETVALRVNEAIQNAQATATAAVAAQQQEFIESLGRLADSLTETIGTGEAKPQ; via the coding sequence ATGAGCAATGAGATGCACCCGATAGTTGCCGAGGCGCTGCGCACGGTGGAGCAGATTCAGTCGATGGGGGACGCGGATGCCGCCCACTTGAAGAACGAATCCTTCAGGGGCGCAGACGAAACGGAGACCGTCAAGGTAACGCTCGATGGCCGGCAGTGGCTCACCGGCCTGTACATCGCGGACGGCTTGCTGCGACTGGGCGTTGAAACGGTGGCGCTGCGGGTCAACGAAGCGATACAAAACGCGCAGGCCACCGCGACGGCGGCCGTCGCAGCCCAGCAGCAGGAATTCATCGAGTCGCTGGGAAGGCTTGCCGATTCGCTGACCGAAACGATCGGGACGGGCGAAGCCAAACCGCAGTAA
- a CDS encoding EspA/EspE family type VII secretion system effector: protein MPRDSREIGRKLAMPKISDTWKPGFSTVAAGKAFATGNYADGTLNLVLALGQAGYAIGKNYLPKSVAGDLLGPRKEGKESLRDSFGVEAVILERGIQIVTALTLLLGSGKEQGQTYEAASSYFKLAWENLKDAAVVGDSWLGTAADSYNALNAQQTEWATIMEGLDLQVAALLQQNSDTLGNCKITLTSVRAFYTACIPVAATLRWAYGPAGEAISITFQWAMLLVGLPVALSACVVAFTKAADNGAALQAVTAEYTAVAASATGTGSEYAPPAEAPAPKSTVSEFDEINAGSSAAASGGFGQGAALPAGTPSSSPGAVSTGEAESPSGDWSGAPSLEGAVPQAGGSPAYASPAVGRMPSAVSGAPTSSPSPAAAGAKGTAAHEPTADEEGVLEGAATGAEAAERAPVGTPADGTESVHERVR from the coding sequence TTGCCGCGCGATTCCAGAGAAATTGGGAGGAAATTAGCGATGCCCAAGATTTCAGATACCTGGAAGCCCGGTTTCAGCACGGTCGCGGCGGGTAAAGCCTTCGCGACGGGCAATTACGCCGATGGCACGCTCAACCTTGTCCTCGCTCTCGGCCAGGCCGGGTATGCGATCGGGAAAAACTATCTTCCTAAATCGGTGGCGGGCGACCTACTCGGTCCTCGCAAAGAGGGCAAAGAATCGTTAAGGGACTCGTTCGGGGTAGAGGCCGTCATCCTGGAACGCGGGATACAGATTGTGACCGCGCTGACGCTGTTGCTCGGCAGTGGCAAGGAACAGGGTCAGACGTATGAAGCGGCATCGAGTTATTTCAAACTAGCCTGGGAAAACCTGAAGGATGCGGCGGTTGTCGGCGACTCGTGGTTGGGTACGGCGGCCGATTCCTATAACGCGCTAAACGCCCAGCAGACAGAATGGGCGACCATTATGGAAGGCCTTGATCTTCAGGTCGCGGCGCTCCTCCAGCAGAACTCCGACACGCTTGGCAATTGCAAGATCACCCTGACGAGCGTCCGGGCCTTTTACACCGCTTGCATCCCGGTAGCGGCCACTCTGCGATGGGCCTATGGCCCAGCCGGGGAAGCGATTTCGATAACGTTCCAGTGGGCAATGTTGTTGGTTGGTTTGCCGGTGGCTCTCTCCGCGTGTGTGGTCGCGTTTACCAAAGCGGCGGACAACGGGGCTGCCCTCCAGGCGGTTACCGCCGAATACACCGCCGTTGCCGCCAGCGCGACCGGCACGGGTTCGGAATACGCGCCGCCCGCGGAAGCGCCCGCGCCGAAGTCGACGGTGAGCGAGTTCGACGAGATCAACGCCGGATCATCGGCCGCGGCGTCCGGTGGTTTTGGCCAGGGCGCCGCGTTGCCCGCGGGCACCCCGAGTTCGTCCCCCGGTGCCGTGAGCACTGGCGAAGCCGAGAGTCCTTCGGGTGACTGGTCGGGCGCACCGTCGTTGGAGGGTGCGGTGCCGCAGGCCGGCGGCTCACCGGCCTACGCCTCGCCCGCCGTCGGTCGGATGCCGAGCGCGGTGTCGGGCGCACCGACCTCGTCCCCATCGCCCGCGGCGGCCGGAGCAAAGGGGACCGCCGCGCACGAGCCGACCGCCGACGAGGAAGGTGTTCTCGAGGGGGCGGCCACGGGCGCCGAGGCTGCTGAACGAGCGCCCGTCGGCACCCCCGCCGACGGCACCGAATCGGTGCACGAACGCGTCCGCTGA